From the genome of Pelmatolapia mariae isolate MD_Pm_ZW linkage group LG12, Pm_UMD_F_2, whole genome shotgun sequence, one region includes:
- the tet3 gene encoding methylcytosine dioxygenase TET3 isoform X2 yields the protein MPRPKGGTCLAPENVYEFPADMEEAQSLQLQRKCIETTSPLSKYIEAEHQEAGLFSLSPLDASLEATLDLQKKRRKKCGACTPCLRKENCGTCANCLNRKTGKQICKLRKCEQLKKRRDEWEVVETVHKVTSVDGPRSGGQMEIGSHDRLQEGALSLELANGVNQYPNDGEPSIETEQQCAESVLPRQCWVPGHGKVSDTQQQQTCGATPAEPVHHADMEDAHNLVAFSAIAGSLPHSSSSSCHLLQATTAYLYEKFTQETGAGKAQARISAGAPEGSCPPSEDLETLQKALSQAKHGHKPPNCDCDGPDCPDYLEWLEKKIKLATNEDQGSRKLVDTPSHLQPHIEQPHLLHHSQTYQQVNGGHHLSISCSQQQQETQGPHPDQVPCSKPPIPCSPQVLSIAKEKNISLQTAIAIDALTQLSGTSPQTASSPGQTPYTNNLHHHQHNQNTASQPLNGIGMIPSSSGTYSSSSRSQSVPPGLQTSQQALESCEHHRPQSQGHPPHVTPIQSSTSPFPCQGKPPGFNPNPQQWQQASGRGSEHRNPWMCVKSEPQSHLATAPHSSSDPMSELKQLLGDTSSKFSNGPFKLPASQQLSLNQNGTVQAQDNPALVRIKQESDSADHYHHPASMGHYGMANGQHQGQHYPGTPLSPGQAAISHSTQAALQQHLHYKRNLFSNNPSGFGGVGPRGPLACQNLKKWWPQMDAEALSHLAIKQEPKRKKINQGSPGLKAMTETFLGPPLPKPKQIIIKKPKQKASMPTFLPQTQITIQKPPVHMMDRSAPLANLQLGPLGQLPLHSNFTQAAAAAGLPAPAQSQVSIFNSSMTATSTASVPSENTPAQLGPLLSTVGLAAHNKSEEMGSLASSNTSTMTPMTSTSSPSTSNVPSVFNLDPKYEELIRQFEAEFGDSVPDISASQPVEETATAPKSGNESLSSPQDLSPASSSTSQPLPLISTSQPTPTPHRDHQMEMSKDESRTQSEASLSQASTERPMEMQHRESVQVPLKQEDIVERQQQSRVVQDTFSMPSSPLSKRMKIESSGDITVVSTTCFSEEDTPTKEGVPSSPSLKGFLDSPLRYLDTPTKSLLSTPSKDLQAEFPTCTCVEHIIEKDEGPYYNHLGSGPTVASIRTLMETRFGEKGEAIRIEKVVYTGKEGKSSHGCPIAKWVIRRGSEKEKLLCLVRQRAGHHCANAVVIVVIIAWEGVPRALADKLYREVTDTLTKYGNPTSRRCGLNEDRTCACQGKDPETCGASFSFGCSWSMYFNGCKYARSKMPRKFRLQGEHPEEEEKLRDNFQQLATEVAPVYKRLAPQAYSNQCQTESKAPECRLGLKEGRPFSGITACMDFCAHAHKDQHNLYNGCTVVCTLTKEDNRTVGEIPEDEQLHVLPLYTVSPTDEFGSEEAQHRKMETGAIQVLNAFRREVRKLPEPAKSCRQRRLEAKKAASEKKKNKLIQQAGETPEKTGIKAEVCISSSPQPQGNKAIIKQEVKPNIKKDPLNGSIDGYSVQAVDPVNPMYTNPVFYARGGLPTTGQPSAPDTVNGFHTSLPPMDYAYYRCSPNTLFPPVLRTYEGRNGSLPRAGCKAVQVDQKPDIQNFQSRVALSCSSQAEQTNQPNHTTYTQAPVYSQSRPSSASSESSNRGTPVIKQEPMDVPVYEGTLPNQVGANTSRSPPQPVTWPGHKLNGSFIPTTWDAHQKHKQSSEASSEKQQQFHQHLQQRQASPYPQQWSSFLGLNTMRASPAPSPSLQVPPSPSPSPQLGTVVQGNIHQSSPRPGTPRPSTPHPVTPQPGVSHAGPLTPRPSTPRPGTPRHWASPVASPQPQTWGMGPYSPGMKHSNPAGAYPDKIWSKTGESRCSTPVGPQEKAWKSFGGSVASNTPSPAPEGRLFPDALQQSDQACYTPSRAESDAESTKNCEEDEDEVWSDSEHNFLDPYIGGVAVAPAHGSILIECARRELHATTPLKKPDRSHPSRISLVFYQHKNLNQPMHGLALWEAKMKLLAERALQRQQEAALLGLSQEDIKTLGKKRKWGATAAGASPGPGQSKDKKEGPVTRLAPSFYTTSTVTVSPYASTVVTGPYSHFV from the exons actgttcacaaagttACTTCAGTGGATGGCCCCAGAAGTGGAGGCCAGATGGAAATTGGGTCACATGACCGCCTCCAGGAAGGCGCGCTGAGCCTGGAACTGGCCAATGGGGTGAATCAGTACCCTAATGATGGTGAGCCATCTATagaaacagagcagcagtgtgcAGAAAGCGTGCTGCCAAGGCAGTGCTGGGTGCCTGGACATGGCAAGGTCAGCGACACCCAACAACAGCAAACGTGTGGTGCAACCCCTGCTGAACCTGTACACCATGCAGACATGGAGGATGCTCACAATCTGGTGGCTTTTTCTGCTATTGCTGGCTCACTGCCtcattcttcctcctcttcctgccACCTCTTGCAGGCTACTACGGCCTATTTGTATGAGAAGTTTACCCAGGAAACAGGCGCTGGGAAGGCTCAAGCTAGAATCTCTGCAGGGGCTCCTGAGGGTAGCTGCCCACCTTCAGAAGACCTGGAGACCTTACAGAAAGCACTGAGCCAAGCAAAACATGGACACAAGCCTCCCAATTGCGACTGTGATGGGCCTGACTGTCCAGACTACCTTGAATGGCTGGAAAAGAAGATAAAATTAGCAACCAATGAGGATCAAGGCTCCCGCAAACTGGTTGATACTCCCTCACATTTACAACCTCACATAGAGCAACCCCATTTGCTGCATCACTCTCAGACCTACCAACAAGTAAATGGTGGCCACCATCTGTCTATTTCATGCTCCCAGCAGCAACAGGAAACCCAAGGCCCTCACCCAGATCAAGTGCCCTGCTCCAAACCACCGATTCCTTGCTCGCCACAGGTGCTCTCCATAGCCAAGGAGAAGAACATCAGTCTTCAGACAGCCATCGCCATAGATGCTCTGACACAGTTATCTGGTACTAGTCCACAAACTGCCTCTTCCCCAGGTCAAACCCCCTACACAAACAAcctccatcaccatcaacacaacCAAAACACTGCATCTCAGCCTCTTAATGGCATTGGCATGATCCCATCCTCTTCTGGCACCTACTCATCTTCTTCACGCTCTCAGTCTGTCCCTCCAGGACTACAAACTAGCCAGCAGGCCCTAGAGTCATGTGAGCACCACAGACCCCAATCCCAGGGCCATCCGCCCCATGTTACCCCTATCCAGTCCTCTACCTCTCCCTTCCCATGTCAGGGAAAACCACCAGGCTTCAACCCGAATCCCCAGCAGTGGCAGCAAGCCTCAGGCAGAGGATCTGAACACAGAAATCCATGGATGTGTGTGAAGTCTGAGCCTCAGTCTCACCTTGCCACTGCACCTCATAGTAGCTCAGACCCCATGTcagagctcaaacagctgcttgGTGACACCAGTAGCAAGTTTAGCAATGGTCCTTTTAAGCTTCCAGCTTCGCAACAACTTAGCTTGAACCAGAATGGGACTGTCCAGGCCCAGGATAACCCAGCATTGGTCAGGATAAAACAAGAGTCAGACTCTGCTGACCACTATCATCACCCTGCCTCCATGGGACATTATGGTATGGCTAATGGTCAGCACCAGGGTCAGCACTACCCTGGCACTCCCCTCTCTCCTGGCCAAGCAGCCATTAGCCACTCCACTCAGGCAGCTCTACAACAGCACCTTCACTACAAGAGGAATCTTTTCTCAAACAACCCCTCTGGTTTTGGAGGCGTTGGCCCACGTGGGCCTCTGGCTTGCCAAAATTTGAAAAAATGGTGGCCACAGATGGATGCAGAGGCCCTGTCACATCTGGCCATCAAACAGGAAcccaagaggaaaaaaatcaaccaaGGATCTCCTGGTCTTAAGGCTATGACTGAGACGTTTTTGGGTCCTCCCCTCCCCAAACCCAAACAGATAATCATCAAGAAGCCCAAACAGAAAGCCTCCATGCCAACCTTTCTGCCTCAGACTCAGATCACCATACAGAAACCACCGGTCCACATGATGGACAGATCCGCACCCCTGGCCAACCTGCAACTAGGTCCACTCGGCCAACTGCCCCTCCACAGTAACTTCactcaggctgctgctgctgcaggcctCCCTGCCCCAGCCCAATCTCAGGTATCCATTTTCAATTCCTCAATGACAGCCACTTCCACTGCTTCTGTTCCATCAGAAAACACTCCAGCCCAGCTGGGCCCTCTACTCTCAACTGTGGGCCTTGCAGCTCACAATAAGTCAGAAGAGATGGGCAGCCTGGCCTCCAGTAATACCAGCACCATGACACCTATGACCTCCACATCCTCACCCAGCACCTCAAATGTACCAAGCGTATTTAACCTGGACCCGAAGTACGAAGAGTTGATCCGCCAGTTTGAGGCTGAATTTGGGGACTCAGTTCCAGACATATCTGCCAGTCAGCCCGTGGAGGAGACTGCTACAGCCCCAAAGTCAGGGAATGAATCCCTGAGCAGTCCTCAGGACCTCAGTCCTGCATCATCATCCACCTCCCAGCCACTTCCCTTAATTTCCACAAGTCAACCCACCCCCACACCTCATCGAGATCATCAGATGGAAATGAGCAAAGATGAGTCCAGGACCCAAAGTGAGGCATCCTTGAGCCAGGCATCTACAGAACGCCCTATGGAGATGCAGCACAGGGAGTCTGTTCAAGTTCCTCTGAAACAGGAAGATATAGTGGAGAGGCAGCAGCAGTCCAGAGTGGTGCAGGATACTTTTAGCATGCCATCTTCTCCGCTGTCAAAACGAATGAAAATTGAATCCTCGGGTGATATAACAGTAGTGTCCACCACCTGCTTTTCTGAGGAGGACACACCAACTAAGGAAGGTGTGCCCTCTTCTCCATCTCTCAAAGGCTTCTTGGACTCTCCTTTACGCTATCTGGACACCCCCACTAAGAGCTTGCTAAGTACTCCTTCCAAGGATCTTCAGGCAGAGTTTCCCACCTGCACCTGCGTGG AGCACATAATTGAAAAAGATGAAGGGCCCTACTACAATCACTTGGGATCTGGACCTACTGTGGCCTCTATACGAACCCTGATGGAGACAAG GTTTGGAGAGAAGGGGGAAGCCATCCGGATTGAGAAGGTGGTTTACACAGGCAAAGAGGGAAAGAGTTCCCACGGATGTCCTATTGCTAAGTGG GTGATCCGTAGAGGCAGCGAGAAAGAGAAGCTGCTGTGTCTGGTGAGGCAACGTGCAGGCCATCACTGTGCCAATGCTGTCGTCATCGTCGTCATTATAGCCTGGGAAGGTGTACCGAGGGCCCTGGCTGACAAACTGTACAGAGAGGTCACAGACACGCTCACCAAATATGGCAACCCCACCAGCCGACGCTGTGGCCTCAATGAGGA CCGTACTTGTGCCTGTCAAGGCAAGGATCCTGAAACTTGTGGTGCTTCCTTCTCTTTTGGTTGCTCATGGAGTATGTACTTTAACGGCTGCAAGTACGCCCGAAGCAAAATGCCGCGAAAGTTCAGGTTACAGGGAGAACACCCTGAAGAG gaggaaaaactcagggaTAACTTCCAGCAGCTGGCAACTGAGGTGGCTCCTGTGTACAAGCGACTAGCACCACAAGCCTACAGTAACCAG TGCCAGACAGAGTCCAAAGCTCCTGAATGCAGGCTGGGCTTGAAGGAAGGCCGTCCATTCTCTGGAATCACTGCTTGCATGGACTTTTGTGCTCACGCTCATAAGGACCAGCACAACCTGTACAATGGATGCACAGTG GTGTGTACTTTGACAAAGGAGGACAACCGAACAGTGGGAGAAATCCCAGAGGACGAGCAGCTCCACGTGTTGCCTCTTTACACGGTATCCCCGACAGATGAGTTTGGCAGCGAGGAGGCCCAGCACCGCAAGATGGAGACGGGAGCTATCCAGGTGCTTAACGCTTTCCGCCGTGAGGTGCGCAAGTTGCCCGAACCTGCAAAGTCATGCCGACAGCGCCGACTGGAGGCAAAGAAGGCTGcctcagagaagaagaaaaataaactcatcCAGCAGGCAGGAGAGACGCCGGAGAAGACGGGGATCAAAGCCGAGGTCTGCATTAGCAGTTCCCCTCAACCCCAAGGCAATAAAG CAATTATAAAACAAGAGGTGAAGCCCAACATCAAAAAGGATCCCTTAAACGGATCGATAGATGGATATTCTGTGCAAGCAGTAGACCCAGTAAATCCCATGTATACAAACCCTGTCTTCTATGCAAGGGGAGGCCTCCCCACAACTGGCCAGCCCTCTGCACCTGATACAGTAAATGGTTTCCACACCAGTTTGCCCCCAATGGATTATGCCTACTACAGGTGCTCACCCAATACACTTTTCCCCCCTGTACTGAGGACCTACGAGGGTCGAAATGGCTCTTTGCCCAGAGCTGGCTGTAAAGCTGTCCAGGTAGATCAGAAGCCTGACATTCAAAACTTTCAGTCCAGGGTGGCCCTTTCCTGCTCCAGCCAAGCAGAgcaaaccaaccaaccaaatcACACGACTTACACCCAGGCCCCAGTTTATAGCCAATCCCGTCCTTCCTCTGCCTCCTCTGAGTCCTCCAACAGAGGCACGCCGGTCATCAAACAGGAGCCTATGGATGTGCCAGTCTATGAAGGCACGCTTCCGAATCAGGTCGGAGCCAACACATCAAGAAGCCCCCCGCAACCTGTGACCTGGCCTGGGCACAAGCTTAATGGAAGTTTTATTCCCACCACTTGGGATGCCCATCAGAAGCATAAACAAAGTTCCGAGGCCTCATCggagaaacagcagcagtttcACCAGCATCTCCAGCAGCGGCAGGCCTCTCCTTACCCGCAGCAGTGGTCATCCTTCCTTGGCTTAAACACTATGAGGGCTTCCCCTGCCCCATCACCGTCACTCCAGGTACCTCCCTCTCCATCTCCATCCCCTCAGCTAGGCACAGTGGTCCAAGGTAACATACATCAATCTTCCCCACGCCCTGGCACTCCACGCCCAAGCACCCCTCACCCAGTAACCCCACAGCCCGGTGTCTCTCACGCAGGCCCACTTACACCACGGCCAAGTACCCCACGTCCAGGCACCCCCAGGCACTGGGCGAGCCCCGTTGCTAGCCCACAGCCGCAAACATGGGGCATGGGGCCTTATAGCCCTGGTATGAAGCACAGCAATCCTGCAGGGGCCTATCCCGACAAGATCTGGTCCAAGACTGGAGAAAGTCGGTGTTCCACTCCGGTTGGGCCCCAGGAAAAGGCCTGGAAGTCTTTTGGAGGTTCTGTGGCAAGTAACACCCCTTCCCCGGCTCCAGAGGGTCGCCTCTTCCCCGATGCCCTGCAGCAATCAGATCAGGCCTGCTACACGCCCAGCCGAGCAGAAAGCGACGCCGAGAGCACCAAGAATTGCgaagaggatgaggatgaggtCTGGTCTGATAGTGAGCACAACTTCCTGGACCCTTACATAGGCGGGGTAGCAGTGGCACCAGCCCACGGCTCCATCCTAATCGAATGTGCTCGTCGGGAACTACACGCTACCACTCCACTCAAAAAGCCTGACCGCTCCCACCCCTCCCGCATCTCCCTGGTCTTCTACCAGCACAAGAACCTCAACCAGCCCATGCATGGCCTGGCTCTTTGGGAGGCCAAAATGAAGCTGCTGGCAGAGCGAGCACTGCAGAGGCAGCAGGAAGCGGCTCTCCTTGGCCTCTCCCAGGAGGATATCAAGACACTCGGGAAGAAACGCAAGTGGGGCGCTACGGCGGCAGGCGCTAGTCCAGGACCTGGACAATCTAAAGACAAGAAGGAGGGGCCGGTGACGCGGTTAGCCCCCTCGTTCTACACCACCTCTACG